In Equus przewalskii isolate Varuska chromosome 6, EquPr2, whole genome shotgun sequence, one DNA window encodes the following:
- the LOC103563605 gene encoding olfactory receptor 7E178-like: MGSKRGFIQLSKKVPNGEVNLDPSSKKRKAQGKRALTGTQAHKPMKQIPVQEFPRKFNPLILGFNGKDSTNAAQSKVQASRRQHLKVHPCHQTAEQGSQPEQEKKDLSGCLCYVESQNLTDALEFLLLGLSDDPELQPLIFGLFLSMYLVTVLGTLLIILAVSSDSHLHTPMYFFLCILSVADIGFATTTVPKMILDILTHSRVISYVGCLIQLSFFYFFGCLDSLLLTLMAYDRFVAICYPLHYLVIMNPRLCSFLVLMSFLISLLDSQLHCLMISQLTFCKNVEVPHFFCDPPQLLRLACDNTSTNEILIYFIAAIFGGIPISGILFSYIRIISSILRVPSTGGKYKAFSTCGSHLSAVSLFYGTGFGVYLSSPVSLSPRKDVVASVMYTAVTPMLNPFIYSLRNRDIKKAMQRLLNRTA, from the exons atgggcagcaaacgtggattcatacagctgtccaagAAAGTTCccaatggagaagtgaatttagatccatcctcgaaaaagagaaaggcacaaggaaaaaGGGCACTTACCGGAACTCaagctcacaagccgatgaagcaaaTCCCCGTACAGGAGTTTCCC AGAAAATTTAACCCCTTAATTCTTGGTTTCAATGGGAAGGACTCAACAAATGCAGCACAGTCCAAAGTGCAAGCTTCTAGGAGGCAGCATCTCAAAGTGCATCCTTGTCATCAGACAGCAGAGCAAGGGAGCCAgccagagcaagagaagaaagaccTCTCAGG gtgTCTCTGCTATGTGGAATCCCAGAATCTAACAGATGCCTTGGAATTCCTTCTGCTTGGGCTCTCAGATGATCCAGAGCTGCAACCTCTAATCTTTGGCCTGTTCCTGTCAATGTACCTGGTCACTGTGCTGGGGACTCTGCTGATCATCCTGGCTGTCAGctctgactcccacctccacactcccatgtacttcttcctttgcaTCCTATCTGTGGCTGACATCGGTTTTGCTACTACTACGGTCCCAAAGATGATTTTGGACATTCTAACTCATAGCAGAGTCATCTCCTATGTGGGCTGCTTGattcagttgtcttttttttacttttttggatgTTTGGACAGTTTACTCTTAACTCTGATGGCCTATGATCGATTTGTAGCTATTTGTTATCCCCTGCACTACCTGGTCATCATGAACCCACGCCTCTGCAGCTTCCTGGTTCTGATGTCTTTTTTGATCAGTCTTTTGGACTCCCAGCTGCACTGCTTAATGATATCACAACTTACGTTTTGCAAGAATGTGGAAGttcctcatttcttctgtgaTCCTCCTCAACTCCTCAGGCTTGCCTGTGACAATACCTCCACTAATGAAATATTAATCTATTTCATTGCTGCCATCTTTGGTGGTATTCCCATCTCAGGGATCCTTTTCTCTTATATTCGAATTATTTCCTCCATTCTGAGAGTCCCATCAACAGGCGGGAAGTacaaagccttctccacctgtggctcTCATCTGTCAGCTGTTAGCTTGTTTTATGGAACTGGCTTTGGGGTGTACCTCAGTTCTCCTGTTTCACTTTCCCCCAGGAAGGATGTGGTGGCCTCAGTGATGTACACTGCAGTCACtcccatgctgaaccccttcatttacagcctgaggaacagggACATCAAGAAGGCCATGCAGAGGCTCCTCAACAGAACAGCCTAG